ATCGCCAATTTGGCATAAATTGATAGTTATATTCTACCGAAGCCGTTGCAAGGTATTTACCACCGACAATTTTGCCCTCTTCATAAGGCGCGACAGATTGATAGGCAAAACCTCGAATACTCTGATCACCCCCAGCAAAAAATCGTAAGTTAAATGGCACTTCGTTAATGTCGTCAGTGACAATGGCACCCGCATCTAGCCTTGCAATAAACCAATGCTTAAGTGCAAACTTTCTTAACCATGCTTGCTCCCACTGTGCTTTAAACAAAGTTGTGGAAGAAATTAAATCATCACTGGCGAACTCTAACGAGATCAAGGTTTGTTGCCCCCAAGAAGGCGTGACACCGCCAACGGCTTGTTTTTTGGCATAGCTAATACCCGGAATTAACATCTCCGTTTTATCGGTGATACCTGCTTGAGTTGTTGTTTCATGCTCTCTTTTTAAGAATGCCGTGCGTACCCAGTTATTACTGGTTAACCATTGGCGCTGTAACTGTACGTTCCAGATTTTACTATTAACTCCCTCAGTCAGTTCATCTTCAAGAGCATAACCGGTTGTCACCCGCCACAAGTCATCATTCGGGTTGCTCACCGGAATGCTATAACTGCCTGTGACACGCTGCTGTTTTTCAGCAACAAATAAATTGCCATCAAAAAAATGACCATCTTCGGTGATCCATGGCTTTGACCATTTAAATCGTGCTTTTGCGCCTATCTCTGTACTAAAGCCGCCCCCCACTTCAAACGTATTGGCTGGCTTATCGACCACCTCAATACGAATGGGTACTAAATTATTTTTTCGGTTTTGTAATTGTGGATAAACTTTAATGGCACTGAAATACGGGGTTTTATTCAGTGCTAAATTATATTCAGACAGTAAGTTTTCATCGTATAAGGTATTTTCATCAAATGGCGCAAGTGACTGAATATATTTTTTCGCCAAACTTTGCCTGCTCACTTCAACTTTGCCAAAACGATAACGATTTCCCGAGTCTAGTTTTAGCTTAGCTACCGCAAAGTTTTTTTGTTTATGAATTTCTAGGCGATGAGTAAGCCATTTAAAATCAAAATACCCTTTCGAGATCAGGCTTGATTCAAGCACACTTTTTGTCTGCTCATAATTATCGTGATTAACTATGTCATTGGCTTTAATAGGAATGCTAGACAATACTTTTTGCAAAAATGAGTCTTTATTGGCCTCGCCTTTTATTTCAATTTGAATCGATTTCCAACGAATAGGTTCGCCAATCTCTGCCTCTATTTTGAGGGTACTGCTTTGCTCGACACGTGATAAGGTGATATTTGCATGATAATAGCCAAGCGCCTGTAAAGCTCGCTCGGTCTGAGAAAGTAATTTGTTTTCTAACGACTGCGAAAAAGGCTGATTGAGTAGCGGCTTCAACGTGCCATTGATATTTTTACTCAACTCATCAGGCATTTCGCCAAATTCAATGGCCTCAACTTGCCATTGCGCCTCAGCCTGTGTTGATAAAGAAAAAGTTAAACACCAACAAATAACAACAATCGCAAACAGTTTCAAATACTTCCCTCCCATACCGAAGTGCCAGTGTAGCATATTTCAAATCAACAATAGATGAACAATAAATCTCGCTTTAAAGCTTTTTATTTTTGCTAATATCACCGACAATACACATAGTTAAAAATACTGGGTAACACTATGCAATTTCCTGATGACGATAACGGCCAATTATTAGCTGAAATGGCTGCTGAAGGCATTAACTTAAACCAAATGCACATGGTCGACTTTTTCATTTTATTTGAGCAAAAAGATCAAGCTGAGTCTTTTGCTAAAGCAATTTCTGAAGATGAGCTTGCGCCAAAGACCGAATTACAAAAGTGTAAAGACACAGGTGTATGGGAAGTTGTAACAACGGTTGAAATGGTGCCAGAACATCAGCTTTTAAGCCAAACTGAACAATACCTAGAAAGCATTGCCAATTCACATGAAGGCTATGGCGATGGCTGGGGTATTATGGCTGATACTGAATAAAGAAAATCAGTTTAAATTTTTAAAAGGTGCGACACGCGCCTTTTTTATTGCACAAAATAAAGCGAGAAGTTAGAAAGTTAGAAAGTTAGAAAGTTAGTTTTTAATAAGATTAAAAAGAAAAGTTTTAAGAGAATAAATGGTGCCCGGGGCCGGACTTGAACCGGCACGTCATTACTGACGAGGGATTTTAAATCCCTTGTGTCTACCAATTCCACCACCCGGGCATCGGGCTGCTTTCGCATGTGGAGAGTTATCTTTCGATAATGGAGGCGGAACCCGGAGTCGAACCGAGGTAGACGGATTTGCAATCCGCTGCATGGCCACTCTGCCATTCCGCCTAAATGTTCAAAATAAATTGGAGCGAGTAACGAGGTTCGAACTCGTGACCTCGACCTTGGCAAGGTCGCGCTCTACCAGCTGAGCTATACTCGCGTTCCATAATGCTTTTTATTTCAACTGAGATAAAACGAGGTCGCGTCTTTACCTTTATCAGCTAAACTATACTTGCATTCATTTATTTAGAGTAAATGTTAAGTTGGAGCGAGTAACGAGGTTCGAACTCGTGACCTCGACCTTGGCAAGGTCGCGCTCTACCAGCTGAGCTATACTCGCGTTCCATAATGCTTTTTAATTCAGATTAGATAAAAACAAGATCGCGTCTCTATGTTTATCAGCTGAACTATACTTGCATTCCGTTTAACATTTTTAAGTTAAAGATAAATTGGAGCGAGTAACGAGGTTCGAACTCGTGACCTCGACCTTGGCAAGGTCGCGCTCTACCAGCTGAGCTATACTCGCGTTCCATAAATCTTTAACATTAAAACCAATTTGGAGCGAGTAACGAGGTTCGAACTCGTGACCTCGACCTTGGCAAGGTCGCGCTCTACCAGCTGAGCTATACTCGCATCAAATTGATTCTAAAATCAATGGTGCCCGGGGCCGGACTTGAACCGGCACGTCATTACTGACGAGGGATTTTAAATCCCTTGTGTCTACCAATTCCACCACCCGGGCATCGGGTTTTGCGTTGCATATAAAACCAATTTGGAGCGAGTAACGAGGTTCGAACTCGTGACCTCGACCTTGGCAAGGTCGCGCTCTACCAGCTGAGCTATACTCGCATTCCATGTTGCTTTTTAATTCAACTAAAAAAAACTAAGGTCGCGCCTTTACGTTTTACCAGCTGAGTTATACTCGCATCAATTGATTCTAAAACCAATGGTGCCCGGGGCCGGACTTGAACCGGCACGTCATTACTGACGAGGGATTTTAAATCCCTTGTGTCTACCAATTCCACCACCCGGGCATCGGGCTGCTTACGCATGTGGAGTGTTGAGAAATGGAGGCGGAACCCGGAGTCGAACCGAGGTAGACGGATTTGCAATCCGCTGCATGGCCACTCTGCCATTCCGCCGACGTATAAAAGATTGGAGCGAGTAACGAGGTTCGAACTCGTGACCTCGACCTTGGCAAGGTCGCGCTCTACCAGCTGAGCTATACTCGCATTCCAAAGTAAGTCATTTACTCACTTCTTTTATCGTTTTGAGGCATACTGCCCTCTCAACACGGACGCATTCTACAGATCTTTAATAATGCGTCAATATAAAAAATGAATGTTTTTAATCGTTTGCTCAATTTTTATCTAAACTGCTGCCTATATAGCCGTAAAATATCAAGATTTAATCAATTCAGACTTTGCCGCATTCAAATATGCCAACATTGACGTCACAGTTAATAGTGTTGCAATTGCCAAAAGGGCATAACTTAACATGGTCATCCAAGGCGCATACTGCCAAATCAAACCAATAATGGCTAACATTTGTGCAGCAGTTTTAAACTTACCCATATTACTCACTGCTACATTGCCACGTTTGCCTTGCTCGGCCATCCACTCTCTTAGTGCTGATATCACAATTTCGCGGCTAATAATGATAAGCGCAGCCAAAGTAATAAAGATGTTTTGATAGTGGGTTGCTAAAACAACGAGAGCCACACTCACCATGACTTTATCTGCAACAGGATCTAAAAACGCTCCAAAAGGCGTTGATTGATCTAGTTTTCGTGCCAAGTAGCCATCAAGAATATCGGTTACCGATGCTAGCCAGAAAATAAAGGCGGCTGCAAAAAAAGCCCATGAATAAGGCAAATAAAACACCACTGCAAAAACAGGGATAAGTAACAATCTAAATGTTGTTAGGGTATTAGGAATATTCCACATAACTACTTTGTGTATCTTTTTTTATAGTGTTGCATGATCAATTAGGCTTTGTCATGCAAATGATTAAATATCTTTTCAGCCATATCTTGGCTGATCCCTGGCACTTGATTTAACTGCGCTATAGTAGCCGATTTTACACCTTGCATACCACCTAAGTATTTTAACAAGGCTTGTCGACGTTTCTGCCCTACTCCTTCTATTTCTTCTAACAAAGATTGAGTTCGCTGTTTTTGCCGTTTGTTTCTATGCCCTGCTATGGCAAAACGGTGTGATTCATCTCGTATATGTTGAATTAGATGTAAAGCAGGTGAATCTGAGTCAAGGTTAACCGTTCGTCTGCCACCATCTATCAATAATGTCTCTAGACCGGGTTTTCGGCTTGTGCCTTTCGCTACACCGACTAGCAATGGCATTTTGCTATGCGGCCAATCTTCAAAAAACGCTTCTGCTTTATTAAGTTGTCCCTTACCACCATCTATAAAGATAACATCTGGGATCTTCTCTTCATCTTTCAACTTGCCATAACGTTTATTCAAAGCAAATGCCATTGCCGCATAGTCATCACCTGGTGTGATCCCTGTGACGTTATAGCGGCGATATTCTTTATTATTTGGACCACTACCATCAAATACCACACAGGAAGCAATGGTATTTTCACCCATAGTATGGCTGATATCGAAACACTCCATACGGTTGATATCGCTCAATTGCAATGCTTCTTTTAATAAAGCGTAGCGTTTAGTAATGGAATCTTGCGCGTTTTGTTTTACAACAATGCTGTTTAATGCATTTTTATTTGCAAGTGCGAGATATTGCGCACGTTCAGAGCGAACAGACGCCTTTAACTCTACTTTTTTATCAGCCAGTTGCGATAGCGCATTAATGAGTTCATTTTGCTCTTGCAATTCAAAAGGCAGCACGATTTCTTTCGGGATCTGACGTTGCGTGCCCGCGCCTACATAATATTGCCCAATAAATGACGTGACAATTTCGTCTTGTTGCGAGTCTTTAGGCACTTTAGGGAAGTAGGTCTTACTCCCCAGTACTTTATGGTCTCGGACCATTAATAAATGAATCGCACAAATGCCGTTTTGCTGCTGGAAACCAATAATATCTATTTCACCTAGATTACCAGCCACAAACTGCTGTTCTTGCATTTGTCTTAAAATCGCAATTTGATCTCGCACTTTTGCGGCGAGTTCAAAGTTCAAGGCCATACTGGCCTGTTCCATCTTCTCTACCAAGGCCGCAATCACTTGATGAGATTTTCCTGATAAAAACTGCTTTACCAGATCGACTTGTTCTTTATATTCATCGTCAGAAACCTTGCCAACACAAGGTGCCGCACAACGTTTTAGCTGATATTGCAAACACGGTCGGCTACGGGCACGGTAATATGCATCTTCGCATTGGCGAACAGGGAAAATTTTTTGCATTAAGCGCAAACTTTCTGATACTGCGGCACTACTTGGGTACGGACCGAAATAATCACCTTTTTGTTTTCGGCTTCCTCGGTGAAAAGCCAACCTAGGGTGCTTATGTCCACTTAAGAAAATATAAGGGTAAGACTTATCGTCCCTTAATAAGATGTTGTATCTAGGTTGATACTGTTTTATTAGATTATTTTCTAAAAGTAGAGCTTCGGTTTCTGTATTTGTCAGCGTCACCTCTATATTAGCGATGTTACTTACCAATACTCGGGTTTTAGCGTCAGGGATGTTACTACGAAAGTAACTCGAAACGCGTTTTTTTAAATTTTTCGCCTTACCAACATAAATAACCTGATGTTGTGCATCGTACATACGATAAACACCAGGTTCTGTAGATAATGTTTTTAAAAAGGCTTTTGAATCAAATACTGCCATTAAAGATGATTAGTTCGATGTGTCTATATCAATCATTTTATGGCGAATGGCTAAATGTGTCAGCTCTACATCACCGCCTACATTTAGTTTTTCGAACATGCGGTAACGATAGCTGTTCACCGTTTTTGAACTCAAGTTAAGCCTGTCTGCAATATCTTGTGCTTTTTCACCCTTAGTGATCATCAACATGATTTGCAGCTCGCGCTCAGATAAAGATTGAAATGGGTTTTCATCGTTGCGACCACTAAACTGCGCAAGCGCAATTTGTTGGGCAATTTCAGGGGCAATGTATCGCTGTCCTGAGTTTACCGCACGGATGGCATTGATCATTTCGTCTGAGCCTGTACCTTTGGTCAGGTAGCCCTGTGCGCCCACTTGCATTACTTTGCTTGGGAATGGGTCTTCACAATGTACAGTTAATACAATTACCTTTATATCAGGATTGTATCGGCATATTTTTTTTGTCGCTTCGAGACCGCCAATCCCAGGCATATTCATGTCCATTAAAACAATATCCGGGTTATTATCGCGACAAAACTTCACCGCTTCTTCACCCGTTTTAGCTTCACCTATTACTTTAAAGCCACGAACATCATCTAGAATTCGTTTGATGCCGGTTCTTACTAGCTCATGATCATCAACTAATAGCACATTAATCAATGGCACACCCTCACAGAAAATTTGGTAATCGCAATCACAGAAAATAGCAATTCGAGATTAACACATAATTATGTAAAAAATAACGAATAAACTTTTGTATTAGCTAAAAAACCATACTAAATAACTAAAAAAGACCAGAATGTTGGTTCTAGTCTTTTTACTTTAAGTGACTGTGTTTTATTATATTATTTGCCTTGCTCTGAGAACTTATTCACCCATAATGCAATCACACCATCGCCGGTGACATTACACGCTGTACCAAAGCTATCTTGGGCTAGATAAAGTGCAATCATTAACGCAACTGCGCCTTCAGAAAAACCAAGCATTGAAGTCAATAAGCCCAGTGCTGACATCACCGCTCCTCCTGGTGCACCTGGGGCTGCGATCATGACAACACCTAACATCAAAATAAATGGCAAAATGCTTGTAATACTAGGCATCGACATTTCTGGTGACAATAACATTACTGCCATAGCACACGTTACTATTGTAATGGTTGAACCTGAAAGGTGAATGGTTGCACACAGTGGCACAGAAAAGTTGGCGACTTCCTCTTTTACGCCATTAGCTTTACTCGCTCGTAAAGAAACTGGAATAGTTGCCGCACTAGACATAGTTCCTATCGCAGTAAAGTAAGCCGGTAACATGTTTTTGACTAATTCGATTGGGCTACGCTTTAACAAAATACCCGAACCGATGAACAAAACAGATAACCACAACCAGTGCATTACTACCGCAGCAACTAAAACAATACCAAACGTGCTTAAAGTATCAGCCACTGTGCCTGCAACCGCCATTTCAGCGAATACACCCGCAATGTAAAAAGGAAGAGCAGGAATAATCACTTTCGCTAGCAAAGCATCAATGACATCACGACCTTGATCAACTACATTCTGTAGGTCTTTCAATGCCAGTTGACTAATACCAATACCAAAAATGAATGCAGCTGCCAGTGCAGTCATTACGCCCATCAAAGGTGGGATTTCAATATTAATAAAACTCTTTAGTTCTGTGCCTTGAACAGCTTGGTAAGTTGTTGTGCCTTCAAAAAATGGAACGAAAGCGTTTACCAACAAGAAAGCTAAGGTGCCCGCTAAAATAGTAGAGCCATAAGCAAAGCCCACTGTTTTACCTAATAAATGCCCCGCTTCTTTAGGCAAACCTGCAATACCTGAGGCTATGAAAAACAAGATAATTAAAGGAATGGTAAAACTAATTAATTGACCTACAATCACTTTAAATGTGTAAAGTAGCTCTACTAGCGGTAA
The Pseudoalteromonas phenolica genome window above contains:
- a CDS encoding autotransporter assembly complex protein TamA, with the protein product MKLFAIVVICWCLTFSLSTQAEAQWQVEAIEFGEMPDELSKNINGTLKPLLNQPFSQSLENKLLSQTERALQALGYYHANITLSRVEQSSTLKIEAEIGEPIRWKSIQIEIKGEANKDSFLQKVLSSIPIKANDIVNHDNYEQTKSVLESSLISKGYFDFKWLTHRLEIHKQKNFAVAKLKLDSGNRYRFGKVEVSRQSLAKKYIQSLAPFDENTLYDENLLSEYNLALNKTPYFSAIKVYPQLQNRKNNLVPIRIEVVDKPANTFEVGGGFSTEIGAKARFKWSKPWITEDGHFFDGNLFVAEKQQRVTGSYSIPVSNPNDDLWRVTTGYALEDELTEGVNSKIWNVQLQRQWLTSNNWVRTAFLKREHETTTQAGITDKTEMLIPGISYAKKQAVGGVTPSWGQQTLISLEFASDDLISSTTLFKAQWEQAWLRKFALKHWFIARLDAGAIVTDDINEVPFNLRFFAGGDQSIRGFAYQSVAPYEEGKIVGGKYLATASVEYNYQFMPNWRLALFVDSGTATNDFSESWAVGAGFGFRYITPVGPIRLDHAWGLSKESKSTRLSIIIGPEI
- a CDS encoding ribonuclease E inhibitor RraB, which translates into the protein MQFPDDDNGQLLAEMAAEGINLNQMHMVDFFILFEQKDQAESFAKAISEDELAPKTELQKCKDTGVWEVVTTVEMVPEHQLLSQTEQYLESIANSHEGYGDGWGIMADTE
- the pgsA gene encoding CDP-diacylglycerol--glycerol-3-phosphate 3-phosphatidyltransferase, whose product is MWNIPNTLTTFRLLLIPVFAVVFYLPYSWAFFAAAFIFWLASVTDILDGYLARKLDQSTPFGAFLDPVADKVMVSVALVVLATHYQNIFITLAALIIISREIVISALREWMAEQGKRGNVAVSNMGKFKTAAQMLAIIGLIWQYAPWMTMLSYALLAIATLLTVTSMLAYLNAAKSELIKS
- the uvrC gene encoding excinuclease ABC subunit UvrC, producing the protein MAVFDSKAFLKTLSTEPGVYRMYDAQHQVIYVGKAKNLKKRVSSYFRSNIPDAKTRVLVSNIANIEVTLTNTETEALLLENNLIKQYQPRYNILLRDDKSYPYIFLSGHKHPRLAFHRGSRKQKGDYFGPYPSSAAVSESLRLMQKIFPVRQCEDAYYRARSRPCLQYQLKRCAAPCVGKVSDDEYKEQVDLVKQFLSGKSHQVIAALVEKMEQASMALNFELAAKVRDQIAILRQMQEQQFVAGNLGEIDIIGFQQQNGICAIHLLMVRDHKVLGSKTYFPKVPKDSQQDEIVTSFIGQYYVGAGTQRQIPKEIVLPFELQEQNELINALSQLADKKVELKASVRSERAQYLALANKNALNSIVVKQNAQDSITKRYALLKEALQLSDINRMECFDISHTMGENTIASCVVFDGSGPNNKEYRRYNVTGITPGDDYAAMAFALNKRYGKLKDEEKIPDVIFIDGGKGQLNKAEAFFEDWPHSKMPLLVGVAKGTSRKPGLETLLIDGGRRTVNLDSDSPALHLIQHIRDESHRFAIAGHRNKRQKQRTQSLLEEIEGVGQKRRQALLKYLGGMQGVKSATIAQLNQVPGISQDMAEKIFNHLHDKA
- the uvrY gene encoding UvrY/SirA/GacA family response regulator transcription factor, with protein sequence MINVLLVDDHELVRTGIKRILDDVRGFKVIGEAKTGEEAVKFCRDNNPDIVLMDMNMPGIGGLEATKKICRYNPDIKVIVLTVHCEDPFPSKVMQVGAQGYLTKGTGSDEMINAIRAVNSGQRYIAPEIAQQIALAQFSGRNDENPFQSLSERELQIMLMITKGEKAQDIADRLNLSSKTVNSYRYRMFEKLNVGGDVELTHLAIRHKMIDIDTSN
- a CDS encoding dicarboxylate/amino acid:cation symporter; translation: MSLILKLLAGIAAGIVVGSYLPLPLVELLYTFKVIVGQLISFTIPLIILFFIASGIAGLPKEAGHLLGKTVGFAYGSTILAGTLAFLLVNAFVPFFEGTTTYQAVQGTELKSFINIEIPPLMGVMTALAAAFIFGIGISQLALKDLQNVVDQGRDVIDALLAKVIIPALPFYIAGVFAEMAVAGTVADTLSTFGIVLVAAVVMHWLWLSVLFIGSGILLKRSPIELVKNMLPAYFTAIGTMSSAATIPVSLRASKANGVKEEVANFSVPLCATIHLSGSTITIVTCAMAVMLLSPEMSMPSITSILPFILMLGVVMIAAPGAPGGAVMSALGLLTSMLGFSEGAVALMIALYLAQDSFGTACNVTGDGVIALWVNKFSEQGK